The Micromonospora sp. NBC_00421 DNA window GCCGCTGCAACCCCACGGGTTCCAGGTCCATGCGGTGTAGCCGAGCCGGTTGCGGTCCAGCCAGGTGGTCAACCGGTCGATGTAGTCGTGGGCGCAGGTGTCCTGGCCGATCTCACCGGCGTGCACCGGCACCTGCGCGGCCACCGGCGCGATCTGGGTGTCCCAGCAGGTCTCGGTGACACAGGCGTTGAAGTTGTACGAGTGCCACGAGGCCACGATGTTGTTGCGCGGGTCGGTCGGCTTGTAGGTCAGCCACTGGGTCAGGTCGTTGGTCCAGGTCAGCCCGGGGACCAGCAGGACGTTGGTGGCGCCGGTGGCGCGTACCGCGTCGACCAGGCTCTGCATGCCGGCCACCGGGTAGTCGATGCCGGTGCAGGTGCCGCCGTCGCGCAGGCAGCGCCAGGCCGCCGTCATGTCCGACCAGTTGTTGGCGGCGTCCGGGTAGGGCTCGTTGAACAGGTCGAACAGCACCGCGTCGTTGCCCTTGAACGCGTTTGCCACCCCGGTCCAGAACTGTGGCGTGTACTGCCTGCTCGGCATGGGCTTCTGGCAGGTGGCGTCCACGTCCGGGCAGGCCGAGATGTTGCCGGTGTACTGGCCGTGGGTCCAGTGCAGGTCGAGGATCGGGTTGATGCCGTTGGCGACCAGCAGGTTCGCGTAGTCCTTGACCGCCTGCTGGTAGGTGGTGCCGCTGGGCGACCCGGACAGGCCCAGCCAGCAGTCCTCGTTGAGCGGGATCCGCACGGCGCGGATGTTCCAGGACTTCATCGCGTCGACCGAGGCCTGGTCGACCGGGCCGCTGTCCCACATGCCCTTGCCCTGCACGCAGGCGAACTCGCCGCTGGCCCGGTTGACGCCGAGCAGCCGGTAGGTGGCACCGCTCGCGGTGACCAGCCGGTTGCCGGAGACCCGCAGGCTCGGCGCGGCACCGCTCGGCGGTGTGGTCGTCGGCGGTGTGGTCGTCGGGGGAGTGGTCGTGGGCGGTGCGGTGGTGGGCGGTGTGGTCGTCGGTGGGGCGGTGGTCGGCGGTGTGGTGGGGGAGGGGCTGACCGTGCCGGTGCAGGTCGTCCCGTTGAGCGCGAACGACGTGGGTACGGGGTTGGTGCCGCTCCACGACCCGTTGAAGCCGATCGTGGTGGACCCGCCGGTGTTCAGCGCGCCGTTCCAGCTCAGGCTGGCCGCCGACACCCGCGCACCGGACTGGGACCAGGTGGCGCTCCAGCCCTGGGTGACCCGTTGGTCGGGCTGCGGGAAGTCGAACGTCAGGGTCCAGTTGGTGAGGGCGGAGCCGAGGTTGGTGATGGCGACGTTGCCGCTGAACCCGCCGGTCCACTGGCTCTGCACCGTGTAGGTGACCGCACAGGCCGAGGCTGCGGCCGAGGCCGGCAGGGTGGCCGCGGTCAGGCTGGCGGCCACCAGTGTGCCGGCTGCTGCCGACGCCAGCAGGGCATGACGACGTGTCATGAGGCTCTCCTAGTCATAGAGGGGAGCGTCGATGGGAGCGCGTGTGCGAGCTTTCTTTATGAGCCTCACTAAGTCAAGCGCATCGATGCCGTTTCGACGGATCGCCGGTGCGGGTACGCGGCGGCGCTACCGGGGTGAGGCGGTCGTCTCGCGGGCGACCACCGTCTCGGTAGCGCACCACCGTTCCGGCACCGACTCGCCGTTGATCAGCCGCAGCA harbors:
- a CDS encoding cellulase family glycosylhydrolase — encoded protein: MTRRHALLASAAAGTLVAASLTAATLPASAAASACAVTYTVQSQWTGGFSGNVAITNLGSALTNWTLTFDFPQPDQRVTQGWSATWSQSGARVSAASLSWNGALNTGGSTTIGFNGSWSGTNPVPTSFALNGTTCTGTVSPSPTTPPTTAPPTTTPPTTAPPTTTPPTTTPPTTTPPSGAAPSLRVSGNRLVTASGATYRLLGVNRASGEFACVQGKGMWDSGPVDQASVDAMKSWNIRAVRIPLNEDCWLGLSGSPSGTTYQQAVKDYANLLVANGINPILDLHWTHGQYTGNISACPDVDATCQKPMPSRQYTPQFWTGVANAFKGNDAVLFDLFNEPYPDAANNWSDMTAAWRCLRDGGTCTGIDYPVAGMQSLVDAVRATGATNVLLVPGLTWTNDLTQWLTYKPTDPRNNIVASWHSYNFNACVTETCWDTQIAPVAAQVPVHAGEIGQDTCAHDYIDRLTTWLDRNRLGYTAWTWNPWGCSGGNVLIEDYDGTPTKSYGEGYRAHLRTVTP